The Syngnathus scovelli strain Florida chromosome 7, RoL_Ssco_1.2, whole genome shotgun sequence DNA window tacatatttttaaaatataattagaTTGAATTAGATTAAAATTAGGCTGAGGGTTTAAGAGTTAAATTTACCCCCCAACGGGCCTGTTTGTATTTTTGGATCTTGTTCAGCCTGTCGCAGCATTAAATCAATCCACAGAGGAGAGGACTATCGAGGAGCGCATGGCTCATATTTAACCCAGGATTTTCCCAGGGATTAGCCTacttttttaatataattattTGCTGCTCCCTTGTTCAGATGATGGAGGTTTTGGGAGAGATTATGATGACATTATTTTTTCCCAAAATTGGTGCTGAAAAATAAAGCATCCACACAGAGAGAGATAGGGAAGTAAGCATGAGTGCGTAATGGTTTAACTCTGGGTACTGTATTAGATAATTTATAAATACTCGTCACGACAATGTATTACTTAATATGCATTCACCTGTCTCAACATTAGGTACAGTCTAAGAACATGCAATACATGATGTGTATTTAAAATAGGGGTGGAATTATACGGCTAACTCACGACTGGACGAATATTTGGTCCACGATAACGATAATATCACGATACATGATATCTGCAATCTTCGATAAATAGCAAAAAAATTGCCAACTATATTTTACGATACGTGATTCAAAAAGATAAAATACCCATGAACATACATATACCCATAAAAAGGAATACATTTCATGCATTTAttccaatgcaaaaaaaaaagcacaaaatgaACACTGTAGAGCTGGACACATTAAAGTGCATGAACATGCATTATGTAAAATTGTAAACCATGACAGTGCTTAATAGGACTGAAAATTGGCCTGTTTTAGTTTAACAATAGCTAAACAAGATAACAGAAAAATTACATTAAATATTGGACACATGCAACCAATTATGTGCAGAATTATGTTTACCTGTCCAGTAGTTCGCTATGATCGCGAACGAGTTGGCTTTGCAGATTTGTAGTGTTGCTGTTATAGTTTACTTTAGCAAAACAGTTCTTGCATATTGCATATTCTTTATCCAGTGTTCTCCTGGCATCTGCTTCGTAAACCCCAAAGTGGGTCCACACTTTCGAGTGGAAACTTGCGAGTGggtttttgatttatttttcgaTATTCGTACTTCCCGCCATTAAGCATTTCGTTAACTGACTTCTTCACCGGCCGCTGTTTGCGCTTACTATACCCTCATTTACGGGATTAGCGCCCCCCCAAACCGGACAGGAGAGATTAAGTACTGAAGGTGACAATGGGATAAatcctttgtgtgtttgttgtagttaaaaaacaacaacaacgataTTATTTATTACGATAGAGAGAACAACAATTTATTGCAATATCGATTCCCCCCGCCCCTTAATTTCAACCATTTAAAAAAGTAACGTGGTGGAGAACTGCACTGCATCAAACTCGGATCTGATTCTAATTATATGGTTGCATTATTCACTCTATGTGAgagtcaaaatattagaaacacctCAGCAAGATACGGTACAACCGAACAACCTTTTTTCATAATCTTCAGACCAGAAGAACTTATGGTTTGTTATGACAATGATTGTAACAATAATGTTAACTGTCTTCCATAGCGCTCCACAAGTTTTGGGAGGTTTGAAGGTCGCAGACAGAATCAATCCCCGGCCAAAGTTGAGGAGAATGGAACAGatatggtttgtttgttttacttttcaGTAAGCTGTGGCGATAACCTTTAAATGAAATCAATTCCGCCTGCTCCACAGAAATCTGATTTTAAttgatttgttttcctttttgctTCCCGTACAAAGCTAATTTCTGTCACAAGTTTTCcttgttgtcattttttttcttttcattaagAAACTAAACATTTTATGTCATGAAGATAAAGACATGATAATTTTTACCCATTTGACAGAAATTGTCATTAAACTTATTCTTCCAGCTCCCTGAAGAAAGTGGGAGCTTGGATCCAAAcaagtcagctgggattggGAAGAAAATGAAGGCCATTTCACTGACCATGCGcaaaaaaatggggaaaaaacatGCCAAGTCCTTCTCTGAAGAGATGGTGAGCTTTGTCAAACTGCATAATTTTGACATATAACTGTCCACAAATTAAGTTTAATGTTTTGCAATGAACATTTTCCTGGTTTATGTTTCAGGGTGATgacacagagacagagacaacaCCTGCAACAGAAAACCCCCCCACAAGGGCCACCAACTCATTAGAGAGTCTTTACAGCGCCCAAAGTTCCTCAAGTATGCATGCAATCACATCACATTTTATTATTCATGCAAAGCAACATtacaggacttttttttttttttttttttacttaactgTGCGAAGTACGTACCACGTCACGTActatttttggtcattttccagGTAAATACAGTCATGGCTCTGGTGTTTTTGACAGTAAAGTTACGGAAGCATTTAAATATGATGCCTATAGATGTATTATTTAATACAACGTTATAACGTCATCTAGCGGCCTGACATGCGCATTGCCATGACAATGTTTACAGACGTAAACACGTCTGCCATATTGAATGTGTCAAATCTGCCCTGTAAACTAATAAAAGTCATTGAACTGAACTTCATTAAGCAATAACAGTGCACAAACTTAAAGCCTTTCGTTTTCCCAATCACACACTTTATTCTGATTGGGAAAGTGACTGAcacaaaaagcaaaatatacattttaaatgGATAATTATAAATGTTCGATCCTCCTTAACTTTAGGACAATGGCAATAAAATCGTTTCTGATTTAACTAAGCACCAAACCAATCAACATGCCATTATGCATTTTATAATGTTTCCATGACATGTCAACAATATATGTAATACTGTTGTGGTGATCAATATTTTTATATAGGAAATACAGTGAGATGCAGAATATGTAGTTATGGTATTTGCGTTATGCATAAATTTGTTGTTTCAGGTGGTGTAACCAGTGAGTCCAATGGTTCTGGTCAAAGGGAGCGTCTGAGGTTGCAGGAGGACGGTTCCTATCAGGGTCAGTTCTGTGGCAGAGCCCGCGTCCATACAGATTTTGTCCCCAGCCCGTATGACACAGATTCTCTCAAACTTAAGGTCAGACTCATGCATTCATACAGTGCACTtgtgcaaataaaaataaaataaaattaagcctgatccaaatgtttatttttcataAATATTCCAGGCCGGTGATATTATTAGCGTCATCAGTAAGCCTCCAATGGGCATCTGGACAGGCATGCTCAACAACAGGGTGGGAAACTTTAAGTTCATCTATGTGGACGTTTtggtggaggaggagaaaaaagaagaagaaaaagaagaagaaaaagatgacGGCGACGACGGGGACGACGAAGCTCCCAACATACGACAACAAAAACTGTGCAAAAGACCTCGACCCAAAACATTGCTGGAGCTGCTGGAGAGACTCAATCTAGAGGTGAGGGTGTCTCCATTCAATCATTTGGTCCCATAAAATATGAGAAAGGATGAGGAGTGTTGGCAGAAAACAGAAGTGAGACAGTCATCAAGGAAAAAAACTCATATCACTCAGTTTTCTAAAATACACAGTCCTTAAAATAGCTCCAATACATCTCGATggcaaggcggctcggtggcgcactgggtagcacgtccgcctcacagttaggagggtgcgggttcgattccacctccagccctccctgtgtggagtttgcatgttctccccgggcctgcgtgggttttctccgggcactccggtttcctcccacattccaaaaacatgcttggtaggccgattgaagactccaaattgtccctaggtgtgagtgtgcgtgcgattggttgtctgtctctgtgtgccctgcgattggctggcaaccagttcagggtgtcccccgcctactgcccgatgacggctgggataggctccagcacgcccgcgacctccgtggggactaagcggttcagaaaatggatggatggacatctcGATGGCATaggtaaataaatattaaaagcaaTAAGCTTTTACTTGCTGGAAGTGCAGCAGCAAGATATGCAGGATGCTCTTACCACAAAAACGCCCACCAAGTATTTGCCTCTATTAGTGCCATGATTCGTGAATATAATTTGGAAGTGTGCTTTCTTCTAAGGAATACGCCTCTGCCCTGCTGCTCAATGGCTACCAGACGGTGGAGGACCTCACCCACCTGCAGGAGAAACATCTCATCGAGCTCAACGTCAATGACCCCGAACACAGACGCAAGCTGCTTGACGCCTCTCAATGTCACTATTCAGATGGTCAGCGACACACAAGCACCACTTAACATTACAAATGACAACAGCATTTCAAATTTCATCATTTCAATGAAAATCATGAATATCTATAAAATTATTtgtatgtgtgttttggggGTATTCATGGTTTAAACCAGAGGTTCTCAAAATCTTTACACCAGGTACACCACACCTTGTAAATCACTGATTTAAACTATTACTAGGGAAGAAGAAATTTGACTTCTGGATTTTTGGGCAATGAATTTTTGGTGACTCCTAATATTCGGTCATTTTTGCTATTCACAGGGGTCCATTGTAGAGCTCAGTATAGGCCGTAAACTGTGTAAAAAACATTAGGTGAACTGTTAATGGGTAACAAAAAGGTCTGAAACATTTAACACTAAAGTGTTCAAAACAtacgtacattctaacagtaaaCATTTGCGGTATCATATTTCTTCACATATTTAGTGAGACCATAAGAGGACTCATAGAAAAAAAAGGTTGCCCACCTATGCCATCCACCACACGATTTTAAGCACTCTCATAAACAACCATTCTCTCTAAAACTCCCCCTCAGTTAGTTGGAAATGATTTTGACACCTTCAAATGCAAGATGGCACATAAGAAGCCAAACCGTTTCAAGTATTACTGGAACTCTCGTATTGGTGACTTCCTCATAGTCACATTGAAAGTACtgaagttttgttttttgttcctcTGCTGATTCAAGCAGAAAGCAAAAGTAGCCACCGTCACTTTTCAGACAGAACAAAGCTGGTGGGTTGAATTAAAAACCGAGCAAATGTATAAATAAAGGTTATATTGCATTAATTATTATAATCCCTTTAGAGGAAAGTCAATAATGATCAATATCTGAAATCATAACCCAAATGAAGACAAGCACTGGCAGTATATAGGAAATGAATCGATGGAAGTCACAGGGggcagatattaaaaaaaagcttgtgCTTGTTACATCAAACCACATTCCAAGGAGGTCATTTTCATTAAACATTTTTACTTTTGCACCTGCAGGTGATGAAGTAAGAGATGTGGACGAAAGCAAATTGTTGGGCGGTCCACAGGAGGAAGACAGCGACTGTCCAAGGGATTCAGGCTGCTTCATTCCGTCCGAGTGCTCGGACAGTAAGGATGACACAGAGCAGCCTGCAGACACCGTGGCTTCCTAACCTTGTTCTAATTTTGACAGAAGAAGCAtatggcaaaaaaacaaacaaagaaaacacacaaaaaaagatgtaGGCCCTTCTGGATGTTTGCAAACGACTCGTACGCACTCACATCATGACGCATAGTCTCTTTTGACTTGGGATAATATCCTGAACAGCAATATATCACATAGTCAATGATAATCAACATTTATTTCTGATTTCTACGGGGGCTATTTGTatgacattttctttaaaatccccacatttttgtgtttattttattccGAGTCATTCAGTATTTGTATTTCTTTATTCATTGTCTCATACGAAACTCTCTTTACACCCTTTCACCATGTTTTCACCTTTATTTTGAATGGCCAGTGTGTTAGTAAGCGGAATATTATGTCTGTTATACTGGATAATGTTTAAATTTCAAAGTTGCCTTGTACTCTATATACATACTTTATACTGTGCTGTGAGTTAAATGTATTTGTGTGAATGGCAGGGAGAGAAAATAATATATTAATGTGAATATTTCTGTAAATAACTTAATAAACACTGCCAACTATCTTATTGAGTCGTTCTTCTTATTAAAATTCAGGAAATGCTTCGAATTGCTTCTCGGAGCTGATAAACCGGTTAAACGGAGTGTTCGGACGTGTGCCTTGCACTAGTATTTGCTTAGCGTTGGACAAAATCGTTTGCTTGCTGTCAACCCCGCCGGTGTTTACAACAATCCAAAAGTaacacaaaaggacaaaaatggcTCAAACAACATTTTGAATAATTTGGACTGTATTTAACTAACCACTATTAGGTACTAGGTACCTTTGATTGAATGTATTACTGATTACAAAAGTTTCCTTGATAACCAAAATCACCTCACAAGTCCTTACATAAATAGCTATGACGTTGTAATTGTTCATTTGGGCACATTAAAGAATCACAGAGAGGACAAACTTGTACGTAATATTTTCAAACTCAATATTATTGCATTAGTGGTAATGCATTATCTACAATGATGATGAATATTAAAGTATTAAAAGCATTCTCTGTGACAAGTTGACAAGGGAACATTTCTTTTATTGCGCTTGTATCTTGCACtttattgtgggaaatgtagtcaaAAAGGACAATTCCGCTTATTTTATCCCCGTTGAGAGGCCATCAAATTGGGTGTCAAATATACCCCAGTACAGTTGATAGCAGTAATACGCCTGCTTACCGATTAGCCCACCACtaaacaaatgacaaaaaagaaaataaagaaaaatcccCGTTGACAGTGCGGCTCTCTGACTACATTACCCAGCATCCCCCACAACACGTACGCAACGCTGACGTGTGTTTAGTAGGAAGTGACTGTCGCGTCGTCGTTGTGAGAAATTCTAAGTGTTAAGTACAGATTCGATGGTTTAAAAACAGTTTCTGGTTATTTCAACTGCGGACGGATTCTCTAAAGTACGCGACGATGTCAGGGCAAATGTCAATCTTTGGTAAGTCGAGAAATAACCGATTTGAATGAATACAAacctgtctgtctctgtctatCTGCCTGTCTAGTAATATAAATATTTCCCTGTctatctgtctctctgtctatcTGCCTGTCTAGTAATCTAATGTATAGAAGAGAGTGTGCtaacattgtgtttgttttaaaaaaatatatattacagGTTCTATGATCCTTGCTCTGTT harbors:
- the LOC125972016 gene encoding SAM domain-containing protein SAMSN-1, translating into MRKTKHRGDNKGGKSAHQSGPKRKDKNSASQNIKTKGTATAAKRNDKSGKKPIGKNGKEGAKKSHNSTVYPPAGATSPSMAPQLLDVPHRSDGWFNIGKSSTLPTQEHATPGRCTDMMSLPGGATTSRYHNQRWSNPSDNVPIWGTVQHNCHRPFTEYLYTESSYSNDFSLYHEKKMQQQNCGPLILPKVTRSTTDLDLSEANRSTSFGRFEGRRQNQSPAKVEENGTDMLPEESGSLDPNKSAGIGKKMKAISLTMRKKMGKKHAKSFSEEMGDDTETETTPATENPPTRATNSLESLYSAQSSSSGVTSESNGSGQRERLRLQEDGSYQGQFCGRARVHTDFVPSPYDTDSLKLKAGDIISVISKPPMGIWTGMLNNRVGNFKFIYVDVLVEEEKKEEEKEEEKDDGDDGDDEAPNIRQQKLCKRPRPKTLLELLERLNLEEYASALLLNGYQTVEDLTHLQEKHLIELNVNDPEHRRKLLDASQCHYSDGDEVRDVDESKLLGGPQEEDSDCPRDSGCFIPSECSDSKDDTEQPADTVAS